Proteins found in one Methanothermobacter thermautotrophicus genomic segment:
- a CDS encoding homocitrate synthase family protein: MRYFVSPFNKEAELKFPDRITIYDTTLRDGEQTPGVCLGTEEKLEIARKLDELGIHQIESGFPVVSEQERVSVKTIANEGLNAEILALCRTKKDDIDAAIDCDVDGVITFMATSDLHLKHKLKLTREEALNVCMNSIEYAKDHGLFLAFSAEDATRTDLDFLKQIYRRAENYGADRVHIADTVGAISPQGMDYLVRELRRDIKVDIALHCHNDFGMALSNSIAGLLAGGTAVSTTVNGIGERAGNTSLEELIMALQIIYEVDLGFNVGVLYELSRLVERHTRMKVPENKPIVGRNVFRHESGIHVDAVIEEPLTYEPFLPEMIGHQRKIVLGKHSGCRAVKAKLEEYGIDVTREELCRIVEEVKKNREKGRYINDELFYRIVKSVRGPVDF; encoded by the coding sequence TTGAGATACTTTGTTAGCCCCTTCAATAAAGAAGCTGAATTAAAATTTCCTGACAGGATCACGATTTACGATACAACACTGCGTGACGGGGAACAGACCCCCGGTGTATGCCTCGGAACAGAAGAAAAACTTGAAATAGCCAGAAAACTTGATGAACTCGGCATACATCAGATAGAGAGTGGCTTCCCCGTTGTATCAGAACAGGAAAGAGTTTCAGTGAAGACCATTGCAAATGAGGGCCTCAATGCAGAGATACTGGCACTCTGCAGGACAAAGAAGGATGACATAGATGCAGCAATAGACTGTGACGTGGATGGTGTCATAACATTCATGGCAACATCAGACCTCCACCTGAAACACAAACTTAAACTCACAAGGGAAGAGGCTCTGAACGTCTGCATGAACTCCATAGAGTATGCCAAGGACCATGGACTCTTCCTGGCATTTTCAGCAGAGGATGCAACAAGGACGGACCTTGACTTCCTCAAGCAGATATACCGCAGGGCCGAAAACTATGGTGCAGATAGGGTCCACATTGCAGATACCGTGGGCGCCATAAGCCCCCAGGGCATGGACTACCTTGTAAGGGAACTGCGCAGGGACATAAAGGTTGACATAGCACTGCACTGCCACAACGACTTTGGAATGGCCCTATCAAACTCAATAGCAGGGCTGCTTGCAGGTGGAACTGCAGTTTCAACAACCGTTAACGGTATAGGTGAAAGAGCAGGCAACACGTCCCTTGAAGAACTGATCATGGCCCTCCAGATAATCTACGAGGTTGACCTTGGATTCAATGTGGGCGTCCTATATGAACTCTCAAGGCTGGTGGAGAGACACACAAGAATGAAGGTCCCTGAGAACAAGCCCATAGTCGGCAGGAACGTATTCAGGCATGAATCAGGTATACACGTCGACGCAGTCATAGAGGAGCCCCTGACCTATGAGCCCTTCCTCCCTGAGATGATAGGTCACCAGCGCAAGATAGTGCTGGGTAAACACTCAGGGTGCCGTGCAGTCAAGGCCAAACTTGAGGAGTACGGCATCGATGTTACCCGGGAGGAACTCTGCAGGATAGTCGAGGAGGTAAAGAAAAACAGGGAGAAGGGCAGGTACATCAACGATGAACTCTTCTATAGAATCGTGAAATCCGTAAGGGGACCCGTAGACTTCTAG
- the serB gene encoding phosphoserine phosphatase SerB produces the protein MIKLVVFDLDNVIIDGEAIDEIGKIAGVEEEVMEITEKAMQGDVDFESSIRERVKLLKGTAVEDIKKVADELPLMEGAEETVRALKDKGYLVAVISGSFDLVAEPIKEKLGIDYLFCNRLHEEDGILTGEVSGPLVEKSKYDILCGILEKEGISPRECVAVGDGANDISMIEAARLGIAFNAKPALRKKADAVVEEKDLRKILPIIEKVAEADDKLNKMSYEEVMELKNEYEDKLSAIASERDELNKKAREMKELRDKLNSELRETLNRAVELRDKRNEINSQVEENKKLRDQINNEIRKLEWSSGGRDRIKIENEIKRIDKIIETRVLDINKENELVKTANELRKKLMKIQEDDETREKALELRKKSEEYHEKVVALSEEAQGYHEKMLEYFRKTDEIRKKADEAHEKFLEFRRMASEKHEEFKSTLGEIRQINDRINALRSENRSVRRRESRERDNEEKERAREIYEKFKEGKKLTKDELLLLQKHRIV, from the coding sequence TTGATTAAACTTGTAGTTTTCGATCTTGACAATGTCATTATTGATGGTGAAGCCATAGACGAGATAGGAAAAATCGCTGGCGTTGAAGAGGAAGTAATGGAGATCACCGAGAAGGCAATGCAAGGTGATGTTGACTTTGAATCCTCAATACGGGAGAGGGTTAAACTCCTCAAGGGGACAGCGGTGGAAGATATAAAGAAGGTTGCAGATGAACTGCCCCTTATGGAGGGGGCTGAGGAGACAGTAAGGGCCCTCAAGGACAAGGGGTACCTGGTTGCAGTTATAAGTGGAAGCTTTGACCTTGTGGCTGAGCCCATAAAGGAGAAGCTTGGCATAGACTACCTCTTCTGCAACAGGCTCCATGAGGAAGATGGTATACTTACCGGTGAAGTAAGCGGGCCCCTCGTGGAAAAGTCAAAGTATGACATCCTCTGCGGGATCCTCGAGAAGGAGGGCATAAGCCCCAGGGAGTGTGTTGCAGTTGGTGACGGTGCCAACGATATATCCATGATAGAAGCTGCACGTTTGGGCATAGCCTTCAATGCCAAACCAGCCCTCCGGAAGAAGGCTGATGCCGTTGTTGAAGAGAAGGACCTCCGCAAGATACTGCCCATCATTGAAAAGGTTGCAGAGGCTGATGATAAATTGAATAAGATGAGTTACGAGGAAGTAATGGAACTCAAAAACGAGTATGAGGATAAACTCTCAGCAATCGCCTCTGAAAGGGATGAACTGAACAAAAAAGCGCGTGAAATGAAGGAACTGAGGGACAAACTCAACAGTGAACTTCGTGAAACACTCAACAGGGCTGTTGAACTGAGGGACAAGCGTAATGAAATAAACTCCCAGGTCGAGGAAAACAAGAAGCTGAGGGACCAGATAAACAATGAGATACGCAAACTTGAATGGTCATCAGGAGGAAGGGACCGTATAAAGATTGAAAACGAGATCAAGAGGATAGACAAGATCATTGAAACAAGGGTCCTTGACATTAACAAGGAGAATGAACTTGTCAAGACAGCGAACGAGCTTCGGAAGAAACTCATGAAGATTCAGGAGGACGATGAAACCCGTGAAAAGGCACTTGAACTGAGGAAGAAGTCAGAGGAGTACCATGAGAAGGTTGTAGCCCTCTCAGAGGAGGCCCAGGGTTACCATGAGAAGATGCTGGAGTACTTCAGAAAAACAGATGAGATACGCAAGAAGGCCGATGAGGCCCATGAGAAGTTCCTCGAATTCAGGAGGATGGCCTCAGAGAAGCATGAAGAATTCAAATCAACCCTCGGTGAGATACGCCAGATAAACGATAGGATAAACGCCCTGAGATCAGAGAATAGAAGTGTCAGGAGAAGAGAAAGTCGGGAAAGGGATAATGAAGAGAAGGAAAGAGCCCGTGAAATATATGAGAAATTCAAAGAGGGTAAAAAACTTACAAAGGATGAGCTTCTTCTTCTCCAGAAACACAGGATAGTTTAG
- the cyaB gene encoding class IV adenylate cyclase — protein MIEVEVKAKINDRDDMLQRILALGGSHVSDEEQHDLYFNAPHRDFALTDEALRIRRSGGKTFITYKGPKIDEESKTRKELETEVSDHQTAAEILESLGFRRVREVVKERSIYSIGEFTVSIDTVRGLGTYLEIETDLPDGSDYGEALSEIFELYRKLGVEDGFERRSYLELLELARE, from the coding sequence TTGATCGAGGTTGAGGTTAAGGCAAAGATCAATGATAGGGATGATATGCTTCAGCGGATACTCGCACTTGGAGGTTCTCATGTCTCCGACGAGGAACAGCATGACCTCTACTTCAATGCACCCCACAGGGACTTTGCTTTGACAGATGAGGCCCTGAGGATAAGGAGGTCCGGGGGAAAGACATTCATAACCTACAAGGGCCCTAAGATAGATGAAGAGAGCAAGACAAGGAAGGAACTCGAAACAGAGGTTTCTGATCACCAAACAGCCGCAGAGATACTGGAATCCCTGGGTTTCAGGAGGGTGAGGGAGGTTGTAAAGGAACGCAGTATCTACAGTATTGGAGAGTTCACAGTTTCCATTGATACCGTAAGGGGCCTCGGGACCTACCTTGAAATTGAGACTGATCTACCCGATGGGAGTGACTATGGGGAGGCCCTCAGTGAGATATTTGAGCTCTACAGAAAACTTGGCGTCGAGGATGGATTTGAGAGGCGGTCGTACCTTGAGCTCCTTGAACTGGCCAGGGAATAA
- a CDS encoding TATA-box-binding protein, with the protein MTDVDIKIENIVASATLGKSIDLQTVAEALENVDFNREQFPGLVYKLKEPKTAALIFGSGKLVCTGAKSIEDSKRAIKLTVDMMRTMDPDIPEEFEIKIQNIVASANLGKPLNLEAVALGLENTEYEPEQFPGLVYRLDEPKVVLLLFGSGKVVCTGAKSAEDAKLGVEKTKARLAELDLI; encoded by the coding sequence TTGACAGATGTGGATATCAAAATAGAAAATATTGTTGCTTCAGCAACCCTTGGAAAATCCATTGATCTTCAAACAGTTGCGGAAGCCCTTGAGAATGTTGATTTTAACAGGGAACAGTTTCCAGGACTTGTATACAAATTAAAGGAGCCCAAGACAGCCGCACTGATTTTTGGATCAGGTAAACTTGTATGTACAGGGGCCAAATCAATAGAGGACTCCAAGAGGGCCATAAAACTGACAGTTGACATGATGAGGACCATGGACCCGGACATACCCGAGGAATTTGAAATAAAGATCCAGAACATTGTGGCCTCGGCAAACCTCGGAAAACCACTCAACCTTGAGGCTGTTGCCCTTGGACTTGAGAATACTGAATATGAACCCGAACAGTTCCCTGGACTCGTTTACAGACTGGATGAACCCAAGGTGGTGCTCCTGTTATTCGGTTCAGGCAAGGTTGTGTGTACAGGGGCCAAGAGTGCAGAGGATGCTAAACTTGGAGTTGAAAAGACAAAGGCAAGGCTTGCTGAGTTAGATCTGATTTAA
- a CDS encoding IGHMBP2 family helicase, with product MAEYIQPVRTMTESNSIAPGQDSIDVNPDHGGTPDKRTEYEMDWSFHKYQEGERISRVKSYIKRLIRLVEMEREAEINAMMNEIRRLSPRQRERVGRAVNGLNGKITGRELGFHLVKYGRRDPIDTQISVGDLVLISRGDPLRSDLTGTVAAKGKRFLVVALENVPRWALKNVRIDLYANDVTFQRMIDNLKSPTRNVLRVLGFLCGTEEPSGGADSVDFHTVDPELNESQREAIGRALGSEDFFLIHGPFGTGKTRTLHELIRQEVMRGSRVLVTAESNAAVDNLLEGIAGHVRCVRLGHPQRVSRENLRETLAYKIENHPEYRTVLKYQEKIDELIEERERHQKPTPQLRRGLSDTQILINATKRRGARGVSPNVMISMARWIETNKRIDELHSRLQEAEMRIVDRIIMESQVVLSTNSSAALEYIDGVSFDAVIVDEASQATIPSILIPLARAPRFVLAGDHRQLPPTILSRDASELERTLFEELIGRHPERSWMLNCQYRMHPDIMEFPNREFYGGRIRAHPSLERISIMDIIGDVPDSGICRKLADPRPVLFIDTSRLDGGERRLKGSTSIQNPLEADLAVLLSRSLMRMGVKADAIGIITPYDDQVDLISSMVDVEVNSVDGFQGREKDVIIISMVRSNRNGGIGFLKDLRRLNVSLTRARRKLIIIGDSRTLSAHPAYRRLIEFCSKRGFLDEPDLEEVREWGTS from the coding sequence ATACAGCCTGTCAGGACAATGACAGAATCCAACAGCATAGCCCCAGGGCAGGATAGTATAGACGTCAACCCAGATCATGGAGGGACACCAGATAAAAGGACAGAATATGAGATGGATTGGAGTTTCCATAAATATCAAGAGGGTGAGAGAATCAGCAGGGTGAAATCATACATAAAGAGGCTCATAAGGCTTGTTGAAATGGAGAGGGAAGCCGAGATAAACGCCATGATGAATGAGATAAGGAGGCTCTCCCCCCGCCAGCGTGAGAGAGTCGGGAGGGCAGTGAATGGGTTGAACGGTAAGATAACCGGGAGGGAGCTCGGATTTCACCTTGTCAAGTATGGAAGGCGGGACCCGATAGACACCCAGATATCCGTGGGTGACCTCGTCCTGATAAGCCGGGGAGATCCCCTCAGAAGCGACCTTACCGGTACCGTTGCAGCGAAGGGTAAGAGGTTCCTGGTTGTTGCCCTTGAAAATGTGCCCAGGTGGGCCCTCAAAAATGTCAGGATAGACCTCTACGCCAATGATGTGACCTTCCAGAGGATGATTGACAACCTCAAATCCCCAACCAGAAACGTGCTCAGGGTCCTGGGTTTCCTGTGCGGTACAGAGGAACCTTCAGGTGGGGCTGATTCGGTTGATTTCCATACTGTGGACCCTGAACTCAACGAATCGCAGAGGGAAGCCATCGGTAGGGCCCTTGGATCAGAGGATTTCTTTCTGATACACGGCCCCTTCGGAACCGGTAAAACCCGCACGCTCCATGAGCTCATAAGGCAGGAGGTCATGAGGGGCAGCAGGGTCCTTGTAACCGCCGAGAGCAACGCCGCCGTTGATAACCTCCTGGAGGGAATCGCAGGGCATGTTAGATGCGTCCGCCTGGGGCACCCCCAGAGGGTTTCAAGGGAAAACCTCAGGGAGACCCTCGCCTATAAAATTGAAAATCACCCCGAATACAGGACTGTCCTGAAATACCAGGAGAAGATCGATGAGCTCATAGAAGAGCGTGAGAGGCACCAGAAACCAACACCACAGCTAAGGAGGGGCCTCAGTGACACACAGATACTCATCAACGCCACGAAGAGGAGGGGTGCGAGGGGCGTCTCACCTAACGTCATGATCTCAATGGCCAGGTGGATAGAGACCAACAAAAGGATAGATGAGCTCCACAGCAGGCTTCAGGAGGCCGAGATGAGAATCGTTGACAGGATAATCATGGAGAGTCAGGTGGTCCTTTCAACCAACTCCTCGGCGGCACTGGAGTACATAGACGGTGTAAGCTTCGATGCTGTCATCGTTGATGAGGCATCCCAGGCAACAATACCCAGCATACTCATACCCCTTGCACGTGCACCAAGATTCGTACTGGCAGGGGACCACAGGCAGCTTCCGCCCACAATACTCAGCAGGGACGCATCCGAACTTGAGAGGACCCTCTTTGAAGAGCTCATTGGACGCCACCCTGAGAGGTCCTGGATGCTGAACTGCCAGTACCGCATGCACCCTGATATAATGGAGTTTCCCAACCGTGAATTCTATGGGGGTAGAATAAGGGCCCATCCATCCCTTGAGAGGATATCCATCATGGACATCATTGGGGATGTCCCTGACTCAGGTATCTGCCGGAAACTCGCAGATCCTCGGCCCGTCCTCTTCATTGACACCTCAAGACTGGATGGTGGTGAACGCAGGTTAAAGGGTTCAACCTCCATACAGAACCCCCTTGAAGCGGACCTTGCAGTCCTATTATCCCGTTCCCTCATGAGGATGGGTGTTAAGGCAGATGCCATCGGCATAATAACCCCCTACGATGACCAGGTGGACCTCATATCCTCAATGGTGGATGTTGAGGTGAACAGTGTTGACGGCTTCCAGGGCCGTGAAAAGGATGTTATAATAATATCAATGGTTAGAAGCAACAGGAATGGTGGAATCGGGTTCCTGAAGGATCTGAGGCGTCTAAACGTTTCACTCACCCGTGCCAGGCGTAAGCTAATAATAATCGGGGATAGCAGGACACTCTCAGCCCACCCCGCCTACAGGAGACTCATTGAATTCTGCAGTAAGAGGGGATTCCTGGATGAACCCGACCTCGAGGAGGTAAGGGAGTGGGGGACTTCATAA
- the hacA gene encoding homoaconitase large subunit, with protein sequence MNMTEKILAEAAGLREVTPGEIIEAGVDLAMTHDGTSPPTIRTFRDIASRGGPGRVWDPERIVMVFDHNVPPNTIGAAEFQKVTREFAREQGIVNIFQNAAGICHQVLPEKGFLRPGMVIVGADSHTCTYGAFGAFATGMGATDMAMVFATGRTWFMVPEAMRMEVTGKLRGHVYAKDVILHIIGEIGVDGATYRSVEFTGDTIESMDVAGRMTICNMAVEMGAKNGIMEPNRETLDYLRARTGRDFRVYSSDEDSQYIEDHQFDVSDLEPQVACPDDVDNVCPVHRVQGTHIDEAFLGSCTNGRYEDLKIAAEVIGDRKVHEDVRFIVSPASREIYLRALEDGIIETFIRAGAIVCNPGCGPCLGAHMGVLAPGEVSIATTNRNFRGRMGDPSSSVYLANPAVVAESAIEGVISAPEQEAGNGC encoded by the coding sequence ATGAACATGACGGAGAAGATCCTTGCAGAGGCAGCAGGACTGAGGGAGGTCACACCCGGCGAGATAATAGAGGCAGGGGTTGACCTCGCCATGACCCATGACGGCACCTCACCCCCCACCATCAGGACCTTCAGGGACATAGCCTCAAGGGGAGGCCCCGGCAGGGTCTGGGACCCTGAGAGGATAGTCATGGTATTTGACCACAACGTACCACCCAACACAATCGGTGCTGCTGAGTTCCAGAAGGTCACAAGGGAATTCGCCAGGGAACAGGGTATAGTGAACATATTCCAGAACGCAGCAGGCATATGCCACCAGGTCCTGCCAGAGAAGGGATTTTTAAGGCCCGGGATGGTCATCGTCGGGGCGGACTCCCACACATGCACCTACGGGGCCTTCGGGGCCTTCGCAACTGGTATGGGGGCCACTGACATGGCCATGGTCTTTGCAACAGGCAGGACCTGGTTCATGGTACCTGAGGCAATGAGGATGGAGGTCACAGGGAAACTCAGGGGACACGTCTATGCAAAGGACGTCATCCTCCACATTATAGGCGAGATTGGTGTTGATGGTGCAACCTACCGTTCCGTGGAGTTCACAGGTGACACCATCGAGAGCATGGATGTTGCAGGGAGGATGACCATCTGCAACATGGCAGTTGAGATGGGTGCAAAGAACGGTATAATGGAGCCCAACAGGGAGACGCTGGACTATTTGAGGGCGCGCACAGGCAGGGACTTCAGGGTTTACAGTTCAGATGAGGACAGCCAGTACATTGAAGATCATCAATTCGATGTCTCAGACCTTGAACCCCAGGTGGCCTGCCCAGACGACGTGGACAACGTCTGCCCTGTCCACAGGGTCCAGGGAACCCACATAGACGAGGCCTTCCTGGGTTCATGCACCAACGGCCGATACGAGGACCTGAAAATCGCTGCAGAGGTTATAGGCGACAGGAAGGTCCATGAGGATGTGAGGTTCATAGTCTCACCAGCATCAAGGGAGATCTACCTCAGGGCACTGGAGGACGGTATAATAGAGACCTTCATCAGGGCAGGGGCCATAGTATGCAACCCTGGCTGCGGGCCTTGTCTGGGAGCCCACATGGGAGTCCTTGCTCCAGGGGAGGTCAGCATAGCAACAACCAACAGGAACTTCAGGGGAAGGATGGGTGACCCATCATCCAGTGTCTACCTGGCCAACCCGGCAGTTGTCGCAGAATCAGCCATTGAAGGGGTAATAAGCGCCCCTGAACAGGAGGCAGGAAATGGATGTTAA
- a CDS encoding chorismate pyruvate-lyase family protein, with translation MDVNVMEEIERIERLIGKLSNTQKILLSTDGSVTRILDVLRGTVTIRTLKQEFMPCNQEIADKLKISLGDPVNYRVVVIGNREPLIHAVSYIPLSRLDDGFREDLIRADIPIGRILRKHNIESRREIEVLDIEDPTPQLREIFGTDSPMLTRTYNIIHEGEVLIRIKETFPFEWFREEF, from the coding sequence ATGGATGTTAATGTCATGGAGGAGATTGAGCGTATTGAGAGGCTCATAGGGAAACTCTCAAACACCCAGAAGATACTGCTCTCAACAGACGGCTCGGTGACAAGGATACTTGACGTCCTGCGGGGGACGGTGACCATAAGGACCCTAAAACAGGAATTCATGCCATGCAACCAGGAGATAGCAGATAAACTAAAAATATCCCTGGGAGATCCTGTGAACTACAGGGTTGTTGTCATAGGAAACAGGGAGCCCCTAATACATGCCGTATCATACATACCCCTTTCAAGGCTCGACGATGGATTCAGGGAGGACCTTATAAGGGCCGATATACCCATCGGGAGGATTCTCAGGAAGCATAACATAGAGTCAAGGAGGGAGATAGAGGTCCTGGATATTGAGGATCCGACCCCCCAGCTGAGGGAGATATTCGGGACTGACTCCCCCATGCTAACAAGGACCTACAACATCATCCATGAGGGCGAGGTTCTCATAAGGATAAAGGAGACCTTCCCCTTTGAATGGTTCAGGGAGGAGTTTTAA
- the topA gene encoding DNA topoisomerase I, giving the protein MHEVIICEKPKSSEKIAGALFPDATKKKQGKVSYWEHVEGDKRVTIVSAVGHLYSLRPKKNSEEHFFDLEWAPIHEIDKKKGYVKDYLNVIKKFAAGADRYIHACDYDIEGTLIGFNALKYGCGDEALQKTSRMKFSTLTREEIQRAYQNPIEVDYGQVDSGAARHILDFIFGVNISRSLMKSVKAATNRFIKLSAGRVQTPTLAILVEREKEIRDFKPVPYWIIRAELQEGITAESKRGKIFKQELVDSILEKCQGRDAEVKDVKVRETIRKPPVPFDLGTLQSEAYRVFGFSPKKTQTIAQNLYTEGYTSYPRTSSQKLPESIGYEKILKNLAKNPSFGVHIERLRGPLKPHEGKKEDEAHPAIHPTGLLPSELSKDEKKVYDLIVHRFISVFGEDAVLQTMKVELEIGEEEFSFSRKRVSKGGWMESYPYTKMEDEEFPDISSGASLAVRNVSADERETKPPARYNEASLIRELERRGLGTKSTRADIIAKLYDRKYIEGKKIRVSPLGENIIDTLTRYCEKITSEELTRQFERELEDIMRGNISKDRVIDEAITEVRSILRDIEDNLMDIGRDLYRAYQDSRVVGECPACDGKLVIKYSPRNRSTFVGCSRYPDCRTVYSLPKGATVLKTRCEKCDLPIISYGRPRQRACLDPNCGKEKSDVEEVVGKCPECGSDLIKRSGRYGEFVGCKGFPRCRFTCSVDEVPEG; this is encoded by the coding sequence ATGCATGAAGTTATAATATGTGAGAAGCCCAAATCATCAGAGAAGATTGCAGGGGCCCTGTTTCCAGATGCCACCAAGAAAAAACAGGGAAAGGTGTCCTACTGGGAACACGTGGAGGGTGATAAGAGGGTCACCATCGTATCCGCTGTGGGGCACCTCTACTCCCTCCGCCCCAAGAAAAACAGCGAAGAACACTTCTTTGATCTTGAATGGGCACCAATACACGAGATCGATAAGAAGAAGGGTTATGTTAAGGATTACCTCAACGTTATAAAGAAATTTGCAGCCGGTGCCGACCGCTACATACACGCCTGCGATTATGACATTGAAGGTACCCTCATCGGTTTCAACGCCCTCAAATATGGTTGCGGTGATGAGGCCCTCCAGAAGACCTCAAGGATGAAGTTCTCAACCCTCACCCGGGAGGAGATACAGAGGGCCTACCAGAACCCCATCGAAGTTGACTATGGACAGGTTGACAGCGGCGCTGCAAGGCACATACTTGATTTCATTTTCGGAGTGAACATATCCCGCTCCCTCATGAAGTCTGTTAAGGCGGCCACCAATCGTTTCATAAAATTATCCGCAGGAAGGGTTCAGACCCCCACCCTCGCAATACTTGTTGAAAGGGAGAAGGAGATAAGGGACTTTAAACCTGTCCCCTACTGGATAATACGCGCTGAACTCCAGGAAGGAATCACCGCCGAGAGCAAGAGGGGTAAAATATTCAAGCAGGAGCTGGTTGACAGTATCCTCGAGAAGTGCCAGGGCAGGGACGCTGAGGTTAAGGATGTTAAGGTACGGGAGACCATCAGAAAGCCCCCGGTGCCCTTCGACCTGGGTACCCTCCAGTCAGAGGCCTACCGTGTCTTTGGATTCAGCCCCAAGAAGACACAGACGATCGCACAGAATCTGTACACCGAGGGTTACACATCATATCCCAGGACATCCTCCCAGAAGCTCCCTGAAAGTATAGGGTACGAAAAGATCCTCAAAAACCTTGCAAAGAACCCCAGCTTCGGAGTCCACATTGAAAGGCTCAGGGGCCCCCTCAAACCCCATGAGGGAAAAAAGGAGGATGAAGCTCACCCGGCCATACACCCCACAGGTCTGCTCCCATCAGAGCTCTCAAAGGATGAGAAGAAGGTTTATGACCTCATAGTACACCGGTTCATAAGCGTGTTCGGAGAGGATGCAGTCCTTCAGACAATGAAGGTCGAACTTGAAATTGGAGAGGAGGAGTTCAGCTTCTCAAGGAAGAGGGTCAGTAAGGGTGGCTGGATGGAGAGCTATCCCTACACGAAGATGGAGGATGAAGAATTCCCTGATATATCCAGTGGAGCCTCTCTGGCTGTCCGTAACGTCAGCGCAGATGAGAGGGAGACGAAGCCCCCGGCAAGGTACAACGAGGCCTCCCTCATCAGGGAACTCGAGAGGAGGGGTCTTGGAACCAAGTCGACACGTGCTGATATAATAGCCAAGCTCTATGACAGAAAGTACATTGAGGGGAAGAAGATACGTGTCAGTCCCCTGGGTGAGAACATCATTGACACCCTCACAAGGTACTGTGAGAAGATCACCAGCGAGGAGCTCACAAGGCAGTTCGAGAGGGAACTCGAGGACATCATGAGGGGGAATATAAGTAAGGACAGGGTTATAGATGAGGCGATCACAGAGGTAAGATCCATACTCAGGGATATAGAGGATAACCTCATGGACATTGGAAGGGACCTCTACAGGGCCTACCAGGACAGCAGAGTTGTGGGCGAATGCCCGGCCTGTGACGGTAAGCTCGTTATAAAGTACTCTCCCAGGAACAGGAGCACATTTGTGGGTTGTTCCCGCTACCCTGACTGCAGAACCGTTTACTCGCTACCAAAGGGTGCAACTGTACTTAAAACCCGCTGCGAAAAGTGCGATCTCCCCATTATATCCTATGGAAGGCCGCGCCAGAGGGCATGTCTTGACCCCAACTGTGGTAAAGAGAAATCAGATGTTGAAGAGGTTGTCGGTAAATGCCCCGAGTGTGGTTCAGACCTCATAAAGCGCTCCGGCCGTTACGGGGAATTCGTGGGTTGCAAGGGTTTCCCCCGGTGTCGCTTCACATGTTCAGTTGATGAGGTCCCTGAGGGTTGA
- the fen gene encoding flap endonuclease-1, which translates to MGVKLRDVVSPRRIRLEDLRGRSVAVDAANTLYQFLSSIRQRDGTPLMDSMGRVTSHLSGILYRTAAVMEREIRPVYVFDGRSHHLKGETVSRRVDDRKKSEMEWKRALEEGDIDRARKYAVRSSRMSQDIVESSKRLLELLGIPYVQAPGEGEAQASYMVKRGDAWAVASQDYDCLLFGAPRVLRNLTLSGKLEDPEIIELESTLRELSISHKQLVDMALLVGTDFNEGVRGIGARRGLKLIREKGDIFKVIRDLEADIGGDPEVLRRIFLEPEVSEDYEIRWRKPDVDGVIEFLCLEHGFSEERVRAALKKFEGVSSTQKSLEDWF; encoded by the coding sequence ATGGGAGTTAAACTCAGGGATGTTGTATCGCCACGAAGGATACGCCTCGAGGACCTGAGGGGTAGATCGGTGGCAGTCGACGCAGCCAACACCCTCTACCAGTTCCTATCAAGTATAAGGCAGAGGGATGGAACACCCCTCATGGATTCCATGGGTAGAGTAACATCACACCTCAGCGGCATACTCTACAGGACAGCCGCAGTCATGGAGAGGGAGATAAGGCCAGTATATGTCTTCGATGGGCGGTCCCACCACCTCAAGGGAGAGACCGTGAGCAGGAGGGTTGATGACCGGAAGAAATCGGAGATGGAGTGGAAGAGGGCCCTTGAGGAGGGAGACATTGATAGGGCAAGGAAATATGCTGTAAGGTCCTCAAGGATGTCCCAGGATATAGTAGAAAGTTCAAAGAGGCTCCTGGAACTCCTCGGGATACCTTATGTACAGGCACCAGGAGAGGGGGAGGCCCAGGCATCCTACATGGTTAAGAGGGGCGATGCATGGGCAGTGGCATCCCAGGACTATGATTGCCTCCTCTTCGGCGCCCCCAGAGTTCTAAGAAACCTCACACTAAGCGGAAAACTTGAGGACCCCGAGATCATTGAACTCGAGTCAACCCTTAGGGAACTCTCAATAAGCCACAAACAGCTCGTTGACATGGCGCTCCTGGTTGGCACCGACTTCAATGAGGGTGTGAGGGGAATAGGTGCAAGGCGCGGACTCAAACTCATAAGGGAGAAGGGTGACATTTTCAAGGTCATCAGGGACCTTGAAGCTGACATAGGCGGCGACCCTGAGGTCCTAAGGAGGATCTTCCTGGAGCCAGAGGTTTCAGAGGACTATGAGATCCGGTGGAGAAAACCTGACGTGGATGGTGTTATCGAGTTCCTCTGCCTTGAACACGGTTTTTCAGAGGAACGTGTGAGGGCGGCACTTAAAAAATTTGAGGGGGTGTCCTCCACACAGAAAAGCCTCGAGGACTGGTTCTAG